A genomic stretch from Bradyrhizobium quebecense includes:
- a CDS encoding ABC transporter substrate-binding protein, with protein sequence MKRSIAASAKTALVMITSLVFAGSASAQTMDKVAKVGALGDQSGLYQDIGGPGSTVAAQMAIEDSGLLAKGWKIDLISADHQNKPDVAVNIGKQWIDVEKVDVFVDLAASNVGLAIANLAKEKNVVNLNSGSASSDLTGTQCSPNTVHWVYDTYMLANGTGKALVKSGGDSWFFLTADYAFGQALERDTSAVVTANGGKVLGSVKHPLNNADFSSFLLQAQSSKAKIVGLANAGGDTTNAIKQAAEFGIVSGGQRLAGMLLFITDINALGLNVAQGLNFTETFYWDMNDQTRAFTKRFMERFKKNPPTMVQAGVYSSLIHYFKTLEALGGNPHDGRAVVAKMKELRTDDPLFGKGAIRIDGRKIHPAYLFEVKKPSESKYPWDYYKLVATIPADEAFLPLEKSVCPLVKKS encoded by the coding sequence ATGAAGCGTTCCATTGCAGCCTCGGCCAAGACAGCCTTGGTGATGATTACGAGCCTCGTGTTCGCCGGCAGCGCGTCGGCGCAGACGATGGACAAGGTCGCCAAGGTCGGCGCCCTCGGCGATCAGTCCGGGCTCTATCAGGACATCGGCGGTCCCGGCTCGACAGTGGCGGCGCAGATGGCGATCGAGGATTCCGGGCTGCTGGCGAAGGGCTGGAAGATCGACCTGATCTCGGCCGATCACCAGAACAAGCCCGACGTCGCGGTCAACATCGGCAAGCAGTGGATCGATGTCGAGAAGGTCGACGTGTTCGTCGATCTGGCGGCCTCCAATGTCGGGCTCGCGATCGCGAACCTCGCCAAGGAGAAGAACGTCGTCAACCTCAACTCGGGCTCCGCCTCGTCCGACCTCACGGGCACGCAGTGCTCACCGAACACGGTGCACTGGGTCTACGACACCTACATGCTCGCCAATGGCACCGGCAAGGCGCTGGTGAAATCCGGCGGCGACAGCTGGTTCTTCCTCACCGCGGACTATGCATTCGGCCAGGCACTCGAGCGAGACACCTCAGCGGTCGTCACTGCGAATGGCGGCAAGGTGCTCGGCAGCGTCAAGCATCCGCTCAACAACGCAGACTTCTCGTCCTTCCTGCTGCAGGCGCAAAGCTCGAAAGCCAAGATCGTCGGTCTTGCCAATGCCGGCGGCGACACCACCAACGCAATCAAGCAGGCCGCCGAATTCGGTATCGTCTCGGGCGGCCAGAGGCTTGCGGGCATGCTGCTGTTCATTACCGACATCAACGCGCTCGGCCTCAACGTCGCGCAGGGCCTGAACTTCACCGAGACTTTCTACTGGGACATGAACGATCAGACCCGCGCCTTCACCAAGCGCTTCATGGAGCGCTTCAAGAAGAACCCACCGACCATGGTGCAGGCCGGCGTCTATTCCTCGCTGATCCATTACTTCAAGACATTGGAAGCGCTCGGCGGCAATCCGCATGACGGCCGCGCCGTCGTTGCCAAGATGAAGGAGCTGCGGACCGACGATCCGCTGTTCGGCAAAGGGGCCATCCGGATCGATGGCCGCAAGATCCACCCCGCCTATCTGTTCGAGGTGAAGAAACCGTCGGAGTCGAAGTATCCGTGGGACTATTACAAGCTGGTGGCGACCATCCCCGCGGATGAAGCCTTCCTGCCGCTCGAGAAGAGCGTCTGCCCGCTGGTGAAGAAGAGCTGA
- a CDS encoding site-2 protease family protein: protein MNISLYDVSVWVLPLVIAITFHEAAHGFVAHRLGDDTAWKLGRVSFNPLKHIDPFGTLILPAVLLFAHSPFLFGYAKPVPVNFRKLNHPKLDMVWVALAGPVTNIILATAAALAFHALPLVPAEAAKWTADNLKNAFLINIVLAIFNMMPIPPLDGGRVAVGLLPRPLAVPLARLEPYGMLILIGLLILLPVIGRQIGLNLDVISTILRTLTGYVINALLLITGNT, encoded by the coding sequence TTGAACATTTCCCTCTACGACGTCTCGGTCTGGGTCCTGCCGCTGGTGATCGCCATCACGTTCCACGAGGCGGCGCACGGCTTCGTCGCGCACCGGCTCGGCGACGACACCGCCTGGAAGCTCGGCCGCGTCAGCTTCAATCCGCTGAAGCATATCGATCCGTTCGGCACGCTGATCCTGCCCGCGGTGCTGCTGTTCGCGCATTCGCCGTTCCTGTTCGGCTACGCCAAGCCGGTGCCGGTGAACTTCCGCAAGCTCAACCATCCCAAGCTCGACATGGTGTGGGTGGCGCTGGCCGGACCGGTCACCAACATCATCCTGGCGACCGCGGCGGCGCTGGCATTCCACGCGCTGCCATTGGTTCCCGCAGAAGCGGCAAAATGGACCGCGGATAATCTGAAAAACGCCTTCCTGATCAACATCGTGCTTGCGATCTTCAACATGATGCCGATCCCGCCGCTGGATGGCGGCCGAGTCGCGGTCGGGCTCCTGCCTCGGCCGCTGGCGGTCCCGCTCGCCCGGCTGGAGCCCTACGGCATGCTGATCCTGATCGGGTTATTGATCCTGCTGCCCGTGATCGGCCGGCAGATCGGCCTAAATCTTGATGTTATTTCAACGATACTGCGAACTCTGACCGGCTATGTAATCAACGCCCTTCTCCTCATTACCGGAAACACATAG
- a CDS encoding DMT family transporter yields MGEIWGVLAAVASSALGGTSIGATRFLVGAIDPLAIGAFRFGIGVLLLLPLALLQRGSWPPRRDWLGVAGLGLLFFAAFPVLFNASLIFTTAARGALALSTLPLLTMLVGAALGAEPLTARKTAGVLVTILGVSMALLSGLATAPPGAWRGDLLMVAAALCMALYSIWSKPYIRRSGPIPFTTLAMAAGAMVLITASLLRGSFAPVAEFGAPQWFGATYLGAFGAALTFYLWAFALERTTPTRVAISVTVNPIAASLVGAALLGEPLSWNLMAGIVTVFAGIWIATTQPQQARVVAPDTH; encoded by the coding sequence ATGGGCGAGATCTGGGGGGTGTTGGCCGCGGTCGCGTCGAGTGCGCTCGGCGGAACCTCGATCGGGGCGACGCGGTTTCTGGTCGGCGCCATAGACCCACTGGCGATCGGCGCGTTCCGCTTCGGCATCGGCGTCCTGCTGCTACTGCCGCTGGCGCTGTTGCAACGTGGAAGCTGGCCGCCGCGGCGCGACTGGCTTGGTGTCGCCGGCCTCGGCCTCTTGTTCTTTGCGGCGTTTCCGGTCCTGTTCAACGCCTCGCTGATTTTCACCACCGCCGCGCGCGGGGCGCTCGCGCTTTCGACGCTGCCGCTGCTGACCATGCTGGTCGGCGCGGCGCTTGGTGCCGAGCCGCTCACCGCGCGAAAAACCGCCGGCGTGCTGGTGACGATCCTGGGCGTCTCGATGGCGCTGCTCTCCGGCCTCGCCACGGCGCCGCCGGGCGCCTGGCGCGGCGATCTGTTGATGGTCGCGGCCGCGCTGTGCATGGCGCTCTACAGCATCTGGTCGAAGCCCTATATTCGCCGTTCCGGTCCGATCCCCTTCACCACCCTCGCCATGGCGGCCGGTGCGATGGTGCTCATTACCGCCTCGCTGCTGCGCGGCAGTTTCGCGCCGGTTGCCGAGTTCGGTGCGCCGCAATGGTTCGGCGCGACCTATCTCGGCGCCTTCGGCGCAGCACTCACCTTCTATCTCTGGGCCTTCGCGCTGGAGCGGACGACGCCGACCCGGGTGGCGATCTCGGTCACCGTCAATCCGATCGCCGCCTCGCTGGTCGGCGCGGCCCTGCTCGGCGAGCCGCTGAGTTGGAATCTGATGGCCGGCATCGTCACGGTGTTCGCCGGCATCTGGATCGCGACGACCCAGCCGCAACAGGCACGCGTGGTCGCGCCGGATACCCACTGA
- a CDS encoding LysR substrate-binding domain-containing protein — protein MSSPVLDPDLLQAFVAVADHRSFTRAAAALNRTQSAVSMQVKRLEERLEAELFHRSTSSVDLSAAGEGLLGYARRILSLNAEAVGRVRERGIDGRVRLGVMDDYGTLIVPPLLKDFVGNYPLIHVEMETGLTSSMTDRLGEAYDLVIAMHPEGRGEGELLRTEQAVWAASATHRVEELDPLPVALYPQGCLFRSWAMQALDEASRPWRLAFVSHSLSAVEAIAAQGLAVTVVKSGTFPPALRRLTARDGMPRLPRAEIRLHRAPNLARAASLLADHLVAALRQPAKRGAA, from the coding sequence ATGAGCTCACCCGTCCTGGACCCGGATCTCCTGCAAGCCTTTGTCGCGGTGGCGGATCATCGCTCCTTCACCCGCGCCGCCGCGGCGCTGAACCGCACCCAATCGGCCGTCAGCATGCAGGTGAAGCGGCTGGAGGAGCGGCTGGAGGCCGAGCTGTTTCACCGCAGCACGTCCAGCGTCGATCTGAGCGCGGCCGGCGAGGGGCTGCTCGGCTACGCCCGCCGTATTCTGAGTCTCAACGCTGAGGCGGTCGGCCGGGTGCGCGAGCGCGGCATCGACGGGCGGGTGCGCCTTGGCGTCATGGACGATTACGGGACGCTGATCGTCCCGCCGCTGCTCAAGGATTTTGTCGGCAACTATCCGCTGATCCATGTCGAGATGGAGACCGGGCTGACTTCGTCGATGACGGACCGGCTCGGCGAAGCCTATGACCTCGTGATCGCGATGCACCCCGAAGGGCGCGGCGAGGGCGAGTTGCTGCGCACCGAGCAGGCGGTGTGGGCCGCGAGCGCCACGCATCGTGTCGAGGAGCTCGACCCGCTGCCGGTTGCGCTCTACCCGCAGGGCTGTCTATTCCGGAGCTGGGCGATGCAGGCGCTGGATGAAGCGAGCCGGCCGTGGCGGCTCGCCTTTGTCAGCCACAGCCTGTCCGCGGTCGAGGCGATCGCGGCGCAGGGCCTTGCGGTGACGGTCGTGAAGTCGGGGACCTTTCCGCCGGCGCTGCGGCGCCTGACCGCGCGCGACGGCATGCCGCGGCTGCCGCGGGCGGAGATCCGTCTGCACCGCGCGCCAAATCTTGCGCGCGCGGCGTCATTGCTCGCAGATCATCTCGTCGCAGCGCTGCGACAACCCGCCAAGCGGGGCGCGGCTTAG
- a CDS encoding SDR family NAD(P)-dependent oxidoreductase, whose amino-acid sequence MNKIDLNGRCAVVTGGAQGFGRAITERFVASGARVAIWDFDQPLAEKTARAIGENVIAIKTDVTDPAAVDAARDQTLRAFGKIDILVNNAGITGANKPVWETDLDDWRRVMRINLEGPFICCKAIVPTMIGQKYGRIVNIASVAGKEGNPNAAHYSSSKAGLIALTKSLGKELAQHDILVNAVTPAAAKTAIFDQMTQAHIDFMLSKIPKARFVQVEELAAMVAWLASEDCAFSTGAVFDISGGRATY is encoded by the coding sequence ATGAACAAGATCGATCTCAACGGCCGCTGCGCCGTCGTCACCGGCGGCGCGCAAGGGTTCGGCCGCGCCATCACCGAGCGCTTCGTCGCATCCGGCGCCAGGGTCGCGATCTGGGATTTCGACCAGCCGCTGGCAGAGAAGACCGCGCGGGCGATCGGCGAGAACGTCATCGCAATCAAGACTGATGTCACCGATCCCGCCGCGGTCGACGCCGCGCGCGATCAGACGCTGCGGGCGTTTGGCAAGATCGACATTCTCGTCAACAACGCCGGTATCACCGGAGCCAACAAGCCGGTATGGGAAACCGATCTCGACGATTGGCGCAGGGTGATGCGCATCAATCTCGAGGGTCCCTTCATCTGCTGCAAGGCGATCGTGCCGACCATGATCGGCCAGAAATACGGCCGCATCGTCAACATCGCCTCGGTCGCCGGCAAGGAAGGCAATCCGAACGCCGCGCATTATTCGTCGTCGAAAGCCGGCCTGATCGCGCTGACCAAATCGCTCGGCAAGGAGCTCGCGCAGCACGACATCCTGGTCAACGCGGTGACGCCGGCCGCGGCAAAGACCGCGATCTTCGACCAGATGACGCAAGCGCACATCGACTTCATGCTGTCGAAGATTCCGAAAGCCCGCTTCGTGCAGGTCGAAGAGCTCGCCGCCATGGTGGCGTGGCTGGCGTCGGAAGATTGCGCGTTCTCCACCGGCGCGGTGTTCGACATCTCCGGCGGCCGGGCGACGTACTAA
- a CDS encoding SDR family oxidoreductase, which translates to MSNRLKEKRAVVTAAAAGIGRACAIAFAREGATVIATDINESGIASLGKDGVAETARLDVRNTAEVNSFAKRIGKIDILLNAAGFVHHGTILECSDEDFDFSFDLNVKSMHRTIKAFLPAMLEGGGGSIVNISSCAALRPPANRYVYSASKAAVSLLTRAVALDFITQGIRCNAICPGTVETPSMLERAAAAGPDGREKFVARQKMGRLGTAEEIAAMAVYLASDEAAFTTGVDMVVDGGFML; encoded by the coding sequence ATGTCCAATCGACTGAAGGAAAAGCGCGCCGTTGTCACCGCCGCTGCGGCGGGCATCGGGCGCGCCTGCGCGATCGCATTCGCGCGCGAAGGCGCGACCGTAATCGCCACCGACATCAATGAGAGCGGCATCGCCAGCCTCGGCAAGGACGGCGTCGCCGAGACCGCCCGGCTCGACGTCCGCAACACCGCCGAGGTCAACAGCTTCGCCAAGCGCATCGGCAAGATCGACATCCTGCTCAATGCGGCGGGCTTCGTGCATCACGGCACCATTCTGGAGTGCTCGGACGAGGACTTCGACTTCTCGTTCGATCTCAACGTCAAATCCATGCACCGGACCATCAAGGCGTTTCTGCCGGCGATGCTGGAAGGCGGCGGCGGCAGCATCGTCAACATTTCGTCCTGCGCGGCGTTGCGGCCGCCGGCCAACCGCTATGTCTACAGCGCGTCGAAGGCGGCGGTCTCACTGCTGACGCGCGCGGTCGCGCTGGACTTCATCACTCAGGGCATCCGCTGCAACGCAATCTGCCCCGGCACCGTTGAGACGCCCTCGATGCTGGAGCGCGCAGCTGCCGCGGGCCCAGACGGACGCGAGAAGTTCGTCGCCCGCCAGAAAATGGGCCGGCTTGGCACCGCCGAGGAGATCGCGGCCATGGCGGTCTATCTTGCAAGCGACGAAGCCGCCTTCACCACCGGCGTCGACATGGTCGTCGACGGCGGCTTCATGCTCTGA
- a CDS encoding IlvD/Edd family dehydratase, which yields MTKPHTNGHSAAGETKTGKGRRLRSQEWFDNPHNPGMTALYLERYLNYGLTREELQSGKPIIGIAQTGNDLSPCNRHHLELAHRVREGIRAAGGIAMEFPTHPIQETGKRPTAALDRNLAYLGLVEILFGYPLDGVVLTTGCDKTTPACMMAAATVNLPAIVLSGGPMLNGWHEGQRTGSGTVVWKARERLAAGEIDYEQFIEIVASSAPSVGHCNTMGTASTMNSLAEALGFSLPGCAAIPAPYRERGQIAYETGKRIVDMVWDDLKPSDFLTREAFENCIVVNSAIGGSTNAPIHINALARHVGVELSIDDWQKYGHDVPLLVNMQPAGFYLGEEYHRAGGVPSVVRELIKHKRIHEGALTVNGRTMGENCKEAPKPDGDVIWGYDKPLVKDAGFLVLRGNLFDSAIMKTSVISKEFRDRYLSNPKDLNAFEGRAVVFEGPEDYHARIEDPALDIDEHCVLFVRGTGPIGYPGGAEVVNMQPPAALIKRGILSLPCIGDGRQSGTSGSPSILNASPEAAADGGLAILKTGDKVRIDLNKGSANIMISEDELRTRRAELKAKGGFPHPANQTPWQELYRQTVGQHATGACLELATRYHDIAGKVGVARDNH from the coding sequence ATGACAAAACCCCACACCAACGGGCATAGCGCCGCAGGCGAGACCAAGACGGGCAAGGGCCGCAGGCTCCGCTCCCAGGAATGGTTCGACAACCCACACAATCCGGGCATGACCGCGCTCTATCTCGAGCGCTACCTGAACTACGGGCTAACCCGCGAGGAATTGCAGTCGGGCAAGCCGATCATCGGCATCGCCCAGACCGGCAACGACCTGTCGCCCTGCAACAGGCACCACCTCGAGCTCGCGCACCGCGTCCGCGAGGGCATCCGCGCCGCCGGCGGCATCGCGATGGAGTTTCCGACCCATCCGATCCAGGAGACCGGCAAGCGCCCGACCGCGGCGCTCGACCGCAATCTCGCCTATCTCGGCCTGGTCGAGATCCTGTTCGGCTATCCGCTTGATGGCGTGGTGTTGACCACCGGCTGCGACAAGACCACCCCGGCCTGCATGATGGCGGCGGCGACCGTCAACCTGCCGGCGATCGTGCTGTCGGGCGGCCCGATGCTGAACGGGTGGCACGAGGGCCAGCGCACCGGCTCCGGCACCGTGGTGTGGAAGGCGCGCGAGCGGCTCGCTGCGGGCGAGATCGACTATGAGCAGTTCATCGAGATCGTGGCCTCCTCGGCGCCGTCGGTCGGCCATTGCAACACCATGGGCACCGCCTCCACGATGAACTCGCTCGCGGAAGCGCTCGGTTTCTCGCTGCCGGGCTGCGCAGCGATCCCGGCGCCCTATCGCGAGCGCGGCCAAATCGCCTACGAGACCGGAAAGCGAATCGTCGACATGGTCTGGGACGACCTGAAGCCGTCGGACTTCCTGACGCGCGAGGCGTTCGAGAACTGCATCGTGGTCAACTCCGCGATCGGCGGCTCGACCAATGCGCCGATCCACATCAACGCGCTGGCGCGCCATGTCGGCGTCGAGCTGTCGATCGACGACTGGCAGAAATACGGCCATGACGTACCGCTGCTCGTGAACATGCAGCCGGCCGGCTTCTATCTCGGCGAGGAATATCACCGCGCCGGCGGCGTGCCGTCGGTGGTGCGCGAGCTGATCAAGCACAAGCGCATCCATGAAGGCGCCCTCACCGTCAACGGCCGCACCATGGGCGAGAACTGCAAGGAAGCGCCGAAGCCCGACGGCGACGTGATCTGGGGCTACGACAAGCCGCTGGTGAAGGACGCCGGCTTCCTGGTCTTGCGCGGAAATCTCTTTGATTCCGCGATCATGAAGACCAGCGTGATATCGAAGGAATTCCGCGACCGCTATCTGTCCAACCCGAAGGATCTGAACGCCTTCGAGGGCCGCGCCGTCGTATTCGAGGGCCCGGAGGACTATCACGCGCGGATCGAAGATCCCGCGCTCGACATCGACGAGCACTGCGTGCTGTTCGTTCGCGGCACCGGCCCGATCGGCTATCCCGGCGGCGCCGAGGTCGTGAACATGCAGCCGCCGGCGGCGCTGATCAAACGCGGCATCCTGTCCCTGCCCTGCATCGGCGACGGAAGGCAGTCCGGCACCTCGGGCTCGCCGTCGATCCTCAACGCGTCGCCGGAGGCCGCCGCCGACGGCGGGCTCGCGATCCTCAAGACCGGCGACAAGGTGCGCATCGACCTCAACAAGGGCAGCGCCAACATCATGATCTCGGAGGATGAACTGCGCACCCGCCGCGCCGAGCTGAAGGCCAAGGGCGGTTTCCCGCACCCGGCCAACCAGACGCCGTGGCAGGAGCTCTACCGCCAGACCGTCGGCCAGCACGCGACCGGCGCCTGCCTCGAGCTCGCGACGCGCTACCACGACATCGCCGGCAAGGTCGGCGTGGCGCGGGACAATCACTGA